The genomic stretch gtaaacatgtgctaatgatggattaattaagcttaatgattcgtctcgcaaattagctttcgtttgtgtaattagttttataattaacttatatttagtctttctaattagactccgaatatttgatgtgataagcATCCAAACGGTGCAGCCCGTACGTGCTGAGCAATCAATTCACCCCGCCCCGCTCGATAAGGGTTTCGTGATGGGTGCGTGCTTGGGGCACGTTGCGCCACACCTGTCGCTGGCAATGCtctcggcgcggcgcggcgccgctaGGGAGCGGCTGGGGCCTCCCCGCGTACGAGGACCACGGGTGCCAGCGACCCTCGCATCATCTGGATGCTACGGATGACGGATCGACAGAGCCCAGCCGCGACCGCGACCGCGACCGCGACGCACCCCACTACCCCAGGCCTTTCGCGATCGCGATGCTCGCGAGGGCGTCCTGCTAGCGCCACCACGTCTTGGTCTTGCCAACGCCTGGTCGGCCACGCCCCTCGCACTCCCGCGCACGCACGTGCAGTACGTTTTCAGCATCTGATGGCGCGCCCTGTGCTTGCGGGACGCCGCCGATCTGGCTCTGCTGGCACGCCGGTCAGCAGAGGTGTGCGGAGCAGCCGAGCGCTCACTAATCAGTGCGTACTGTAGGTAAGGATTTGTCGGTTGGCCACTGTTTTACTTCTGTAGGGCAGTGCTCATGAATCGCAGCGTGATGCGTGACGATGACGGCTCATTCCACTCAGACGGCTAAAAACAATTCTGCCAGTCAACGGAGCTTACCTCCATGGCTACGCGACGCCCTCGAAGTCCGCTGCATCGTTGCATCCGCCAAATCCGCCCGCGGCAAACGCTCGTACTCTATCTTGTCAGTTTCAGGGGAAAACGACACTCTTCTTTGCTGCGATTCCGATGATCAAACATGACCGCAGACTTGTTGGGATCTGAACCCAGCGTTCAAGTCTCGTCATGATTTTCTTGTTCATGTgatggcggctggcggcggctcGGCGAAATGGGACGAGGCTGCAGAGACCAGCAGGGCTAGCTGATAAGAAGCGTGCCTACTTCGCAtgtttgtgagttgtgacacaCTGGCACCGCCCAGAGCGCGGATTGACAATCAACCTTGCGAGTTGTGACGCAACAGTTTTTCTGAGGCGTGGCAAGATTCCAATTCCATACCAGGGCAGCCCACTGACAACGTTCACGCCAGCCAACGCCCAACGGTCATGGACGTGGAAGCGCGCAAGGACTCCTCGCCAACACGCGGCAAGCTGGTGCGCCGCCTCCTGGTGGCGCTCAACTGCGGGATGCTCGCGTTGGGCACCACGGCCGGGCCGCTCCTCACCCGCCTCTACTACGACAAGGGCGGCCAACGGGAGTGGCTCTCGGCGTGGCTCCAGTCCGCCGGCTGGCCGCTGCTGCTGGTCCCCGTGGCGGCTTCctacgccgcccgccgcgcgtgCGACTGGCGCGCCCCGCTCCTGCTCACCCCGCCGCGcgtgctgctcgccgccgcggggctcgGCGTCGCCACGGGTGCGGACAACTTCATCTACGCGTTGAGCCTCCGGTATTTGCCCGTCTCCACCTCCGCGATCCTCATCTCGACGCAGCTCGCGTTCACGGTGTTCTTCGCGTTCCTCATCGTGCGCCAGCGGCTCACGGCGACGACCGTGAACGCCGTGGCGCTCCTGACGGCGGGCGCCGCCGTGCTGGGACTGCACGTCTCGTCCGACCGCCCCGCGGGCGCCACCAAGGGGCAGTACTTGATGGGCTTCGCCCTGGCACTCGGCGCCGCGGCGCTGTACGGGCTCATCCTGCCGATGGTCGAGCTTGCGTACAAGCGCGCCGCGGGTGGCGGCCGCGCCGTCACGTACGCGCTGGTGATGGAGATGCAGCTGGTGATGGGGTTCTTCGCCACCGCTTTCTGCACCGTCGGCATGATAGTCAACAAAGACTTCCAGGTGCGCGGACACGTCTTGCACCCTTGCCGCTTCTAGTCTTCAACTGTAGAAGAACTTCGAGAGCTTTTGTATATAGGGTGAGCACAGCACTGGCGGAAAAATATTTTGATCCGATCGCCCGTTCCTACATTATTCTATGGGATACATGCTTTTCACTTTTCAGTAGCTAGCTAGTTACTAAACCCATATAGTTTAACTATTGTAGCCCACCGACCCGATTCTCTTACACCCAATTCAACAATCTGCAAATTTTATCTCAACATTTCGAATAGACTGATTCAACATCATACATACTTACTTCCCCCTCCTCGCCAAGGTTAGTCCCTTCTTACAATTAATTCAACAACCAGCGAACACTAACTCAATATTTTAGATAGACTAATTCAATACTTCACCGGATAAGATAGCGTGCATTCTTGTTCCCCACCTTACCTAGATTGCCATCCCGCTTGATgcatattcaacattttcttaCACCCGATTCAACAATCTAcggattctatctcaaacaTTTATAAGAATCAGATAGTATACATGCTTACTTCTCCCACCTCACCTACGTCGTGCCCTTCCCTTCTTACAACTGATTCGACGACTAGTGAACCATAATTCAAGTTTTGAATAAGCTAATTTAATTTTTTATCTTCATAAAATAGTGTGCATGCTTGTTCCCTTTTCTTACAATTGATTTAACAATCGATGAATCATGACTTGACATTTCGGATAGGCTAACTTAATTACGAGGATCAGGTAGTATATATGGTTGGGTAGCTCGCTCACCTTATCTTAGATACTTATAAAAGTttttgtaagaaaaaaaaaactatctcACTATGGCTCCGCCCACCTGACCTACTCTCGCATGATTTGGGCCGCAAAGCTCCTGCCATGCTGGTCGTGTTGGGCGAGGGTGTCATTTAGAAACACGAGAATATGCGTCGTCGAGGGTGAGGGTGAGGCTACGGCCTACTGGAGCATATTTGTTTGATCTACtacttttgattttttttaacttgcTACTAGCTTTTGTTCTGAAAGTCAACACTATCTTTTAAAAAATGTATTTAGCTTTCTGAGCTAAGAAAGTTATGAAAAGCTCCTAAAACCAAGCTTTTCAGCTTTCTGTATAAACttaatttttctgaatttctagCTTTCTGAAAGTTGCATTAGAAATTCGATGTTCCAGCTTTTCACGCTAACAAAGCTACCAGAAAGTTTGAACAAACCAGTGGTAGTTCCATCCATAGCGCACTTGCAGTTAGATGTCGCACAAGTGATAGAAGAATCCGCTGTCGTGTGCTCTCCTGCACCCTCCGGCGCGGGGGTGTGTCTATGCGTCACTGAAGGCGACAGATTTGACAACTGTCATCTAAAGAAAAAGTAGTCCGCGCGGCAGCAGCTTAGCCTATCAGGCACCAACAACACATTCGATGCGTTATTAAATAATGAGATGTCAGCGCAGCtggtgtgcatgcatgcaatagaagataaaaaaaaatgatgacaTCATCCACATGCATACATATCCGAACCTAAAAAAGCTATAAATCGCAAACTaatcatcaaaataaaattctGATTGCATCACTATATTTCTTATGAtaagatcttcaaaacaagacaACACATGACTATATCTAggtgaaattttaaaaaaatatatttttaaaatgaaATATTAATTTTGATTACAACGAACAAGTACTTGAGTAACTAGAACAAATGATTGTTTCATGAAAAAAACTAACATGACGAACaaataatataaataatgaATAAAATATTGAACATCAAAATAAGTGATTGTGTGACGTGAACGATAGATTGAAAATTTGGTCGTGTAGGACAAAACAGTAGAATGAACATTAAGTTGGAAGATTCATAAATCAAACAAATTATAATTGTACTTATCAAACAGATTATATAAATTcatggaataaaaaattataagcccaaaacaaattatatgaacccACAAAACAAAATAGTTGTACACtcaaacaaattatatgaacttatGGAACAAAATCTATATACCTCGAATAAATTGTAGAAACTCACAGAATAAATATTTACACACCTAGAACAAAATATATCAACTCATCGAACAAAAGTTGCACACTTGGAACAAATACATTATGAATACATATATAGAACAACTAACTATACTAAGTAGTAGCCAAAATTCTCCAGTGGAGTAATTTAAAATATAAAATTAGCACCTTTTCACTAATTATGTACTAAGAAAAATATACGCAAGAtcataaataataaaaaagtaaagagtaaaaacaaaaaataacagAGAGagggaaataaaaaagaaaaaatgaaagaTAAATTAGGTAGTCAAGAAGGAAcattaaataaatattataatATGAAAAATTAAATAGATAAAATTATATATCAAGTAAAGGAGGATGAAAACTAACTAAACATAATAAGCAATAAGTGAATAAAGAATGGATAAAGAAGAATAGAATAAGAAATACGAGgatgaaaaaggaaaacatgagATGGGGAGTAAGGgaaagtaaaaagaaaacaaaaataatgtAAATGATttaaagaagaaggaagaagaaaagaacacTTTAATATTATGAAAGAAAAGATATAAACAAATATAAAATAAGCATGGAAAAATATAAAGGAAATAAGAACACAGAATaaataaagaagaaaagttACCAGCTACATACAATGCTTTAAGCATTTAAACTTACCTAACAATTTTCTACTACTCTTGATACGAAGAAGAGTCGCTTTCAATGTACAGGAAAGATGCTTAACAAGTGAAAGTGAAGTCAGCCTATACTGTAAGATACCGTACCTCTCGTCGTTATTCGTAAAGAGGCTATTTTTAGTGCAGACCATCATCTCACCAATAGTATGTAGTAGTCCATCCTGCATCAAAATTCCTTCGTCTACTTTTGGTGGACTGAAACAGTCAGAAAAAGCAAATATAAAATGATTATAGGGCAGCCCACGCGGAGATCCTTTAGACGATAAGTCGATATCCATTGCATACGCGATGTATAGTCGCGGGCCCGGCGCGGAGCCGCCTACGAGGCCGTCCATCAATCGCAGAACAAATGGGCCGTGGGCGACGGATAGTTCGCGTGGCGCCAAAGAGACGACGACAATCGCAGGCAGTAAATGATGGGCCGAAAGGATGGCATCTCCGGCTTTCGTGCGCGATCGAGTTTCTGAGGCCCAGCCGTTGTTTGAGATTTGAGACTACTTTTCtgcactgctgctgcttgctgcttGCTGCCGTAGATACTGTCTGTCTACTTTTCTGCCTGCCCCTTGCTGCTACAAGAGACCCAACAACACACCGGCCCTTTGGCCTCATCCAGCCATCCTGGATCCGGCGTCACCGTTGCATCTAAATTCCAAAGCGCAGTGCCAGACACAGCCACGGCCGTAGCCCGTAACGACTCGCCGCCCACACGCAGCAAGACGACGATGGGACGCCTCCTGGTCGCGCTCAACTGCACGCTGCTCGCCCTTGGTGGCACGGGCGGGCAGCTCCTTAGCCGCCTCTATTACATCAACGGTGGCCAGCGGCAGTGGCTCTCCGCGGGGCTCCAGACCGGCGGCTGGCCGCTGCTGCTGATCCCCCTGGCAGGTTCCTACGccagccgccgcgcgcgcgaccGGGGCGCTCCCGTCCTGCTCTCCCCGCCGCGCTTTCTGCTGGCCGCTGCGGGGCTCGGCGTCATCACGGGCGTCGACGACTTCCTCTACGCCTGGGGGCTCGAGTTCCTTCCCGTCTCCACCTCCGCGATTCTCATCTCGACGCAGCTCGTGTTCACGGTGCTCTTCTCGTTCCTCATAGTGCGGCACCGGCTGACGGCGGCGACCGTGAACGCCGTGGCTCTGCTGACGGTGGGCGGCGTCGTGCTGGGGTTGCACGTCTCCTCCGACCGCCCCGAGGGGGTAACCAGGGGCCAGTACTGGCTGGGCTTCGTTCTCACCCtcggcgccgcggcgctggGCGGGGTCCTCATGCCGCTGGTCGAGCTCGCTTACAagtgcgccgcgggcggcggcagagTCCTGACGTACTCTGTGGCGATGGAGTTGCAGCTGGTCATTGGGTTAGTCGCCACCGCGTTCTTCACCGCCGGCATGATCGTCAACAAGGACTTCCAGGTACGTGCCAACATGCCTCCTGCGTCTACGCCTACGTGCCACTTCTCCACTAGCCTCGCCAATGCGCACGTTGAACAATTTTTTATTGAAATGAGCGTGGGTAGCAATCATCCGTGCATCTTATTTTGCATAAGAAAATCACTCCCCCGTGCCTGCGTCGTCGCTGTATCCAAACCGTCGAGCGAGACTCCACACCTAGGCAGACCGCAGATGACAGCCACACCCCTGTGTGACACACTTTGAGCGAGCTGTGCCTGCTGGAGATGGTCTTGCATAATTTGATCTTGTATatctctccgtcccaaattatactCCCTCCCTTTATTTTTATAAAGCGTAATACGACTCACGGTCTTACAAATTACACTTTGACCAtccatttatcttatattatattgtttatggttataaacttatgatcattggagagtacatttgattacaaatctaacaatttcaaatttatactataaaaaataaaaagtgatagttaaattattgatcaaagatGGTAAAGTTTTACTTATTTTTTTACGAAAACGGCAGGAGAGACCCCTCCCATATTTTTGCATATATATAAAAAGGGAGTATTTATAGAGGTAAAGGCTTCAAgcctcaaaaagaaaaaggtggaATTCTACGAGAGACTACTCAACAAGTATTTATCCTCTCCTTGAACGCTGATTTTGCCCTTAGGGGGACCAGCCGTAGCTCCTCCACAAAGCTCACTCTCCAAGTTGTAGCTCCTCCACAAAGCTCACTCTCCAAGTTGCAAAAGACACGGAGCCTCTTTATCAAAGACAATGCTATTTCGATGACACCATAAACACCAGGCCGTCACAATGACCATCTCCCTGAAGATAGTTGAGCCAAATCTTTCTCTTGCTTGGATGACCATGTCGATATGCGTGTGCGCCTTACAAATAAAAACGGAAGGAGTACATATCAAAAGCTATATATCTggaaaattcaaaataaataataatttaggatggtGGGAGTACTAAACTTATACGAGGAATCGTACCCGCCCGTAATTGGCCGATCTCGAACGGCACCAATACCCACACATTTTTGCAGACGGGATTCCCATATAAGAGTAAGCATCAGCACTTATTTTCCGTATCGTTCTGGCGGCTCAGAAGCCTCAGATACGATTGTGCTTGGTCCATTCTTCACGGCACAAAGCAATTGCGAGTGGTAGAAAGTTGCGAGTGGAACTCGTGGCTGCAGCGTCGGTCTAAAAGCCTGTCGAGTCTGGGCTGTGCATTCAGTTTCATCGCGCAGATTTACATCAAAATTAGTGCTAGTAAAATTCTTCAAGTAGAGATATTCATTCAGAGAACAAAAGACGCAAATATTATAGCTGGAAAGACAAATCAGCTCATCCGCTGAATGCTTCCACCCTCGATTGTTATGTTATAGGAGCTACTATCTGGAAGGACTTATACCGAAATGTCTTCATcggtgaaggaaaaaaaaaatagcttcaCCTAGCTTTCTATCATTTTTGTCTCAGTTTCAAAAACAGGTTCGCGTTATAGTACCTCAATTTGTACAAAACAGGTGAAGTCCAAGGCAATGAAGCCCTCCCAAACAGGCTCATGCATACTGTCTTCTGGATGCCCTTTACCACCGAATAAATGCTATGTTTGTGTGGGATCGGGACTTGAAAGCTTTTAACTTTTGATTCTGAACTGACAGTATGCAAGATTTGCCTTGTACCTAGCGAAAATGAGTACATAGTTGACTGGCCGGCGATGAGTTGCCCAACGAATCATCCACTGTTCTCAAGGACGAGCAGATTGTCATCGTTCCCGTCTTCTCCTTTCCGGGATACCTTTTGTTCGCATAATCTAGGCCATTTCTGAAGCATATATTCAAAAGGGCATCTTGCGCGAAATATTTGCCAGTTCATAATGAACACTTCTTGTTATTTTTGAAAAGATGGCGCATGTGAGATTTTTTACAAGTACAAAAAAACTCATGCTTTTGTGGAACACACTTTCCGCTTTCTCTTTATgttatttgtttcttttttgcaCACGGCTGCATGATGATGCACCCAATGAGGGAGCTTAATTACACTCATGCTGGAATTTGCAAGTGATTACTGAACGTCTGCTCCGCATATTTTTCCTGAGCAAATCTGCCGTTGTGCTTGCAGGCGATCCCAAGTGAGGCGAAGCGCTTCGAGCTGGGGGAGGCCCGGTACTACACGGTGCTGGTGTGGGCGGCCGTGCTGTGGCAGTTCTTCTTCCTGGGCGCCGTGGGGGTCATCTTCTGCGTGCACACGCTGCTCGCGGGCATCCTCATCGCGGTCTTCATCCCGGTCACCGAGGTGGCCGCCGTGATCTTCCTGCACGAGAAGTTCAGCAGCGAGAAGGGCGTGGCGCTGGTGCTCTCGCTCTGGGGCCTTGCGTCCTACTCCTACGGCGagtggaacgaggccagggccAAGAAGAACACCGAGGCCGTAGCGGAGGCCCAGGCCTCTTGATTCGTGTAATGTAATTAAGTCAGTAACTGTGGACGATGATGAGAGAGGCTCTGATGTGTTCCCGTTATACTCTCTGTACGTATATGCTTTGGTTGTGGCCGCGTGGATGGAGTCGCGTCAGTCATCAGCAGGAATGATCTACAATCTTCTCTTCTGTAGTTCTGTTCAGTTGTGTGGGCAATGTTGTACTGCATCTGCAAGGTGCATGGAGGATGGAGGTGCGGTGCTACAGTAGTATATTTTGGTTTTTCAAGCAAACAGATCATGAAGCTTTAATGGGCCGAAAGGATGGCATCTCGGTCTCTCGTGCTGGCTTGCAATAGTCTGCGAGGTGGGAGGCCCAGCCGTTGTTCGACCTTTTCCACCCGTAAGTTCTAACGATACACTGTCGCTACTATTGCCTCAGCTGCTGCCGTGGTTAGCAGAAGTGCAGAACTGTGCAAAGCAGTATAGGTCTTCTTCAGCTTCTGGCTGCCCggtgttaaaaaaaaaagcatagtAATGCTCGCCGATTTAAACCTTATCACGAAAGCGGATCATTCCACTGTGACGGATGCATGCTGTCAGGAGTAAAATGCACACGCGATCCCTAAACTTGCGTGAGTGTGTCACTTAGGTCCATCAATTTTGAAAATCCAATTTTCGTACATGATTTTTAACTTTTAAAGTTATTCATCGCAGGTCCACGTCCATCCACATGTGCACCTACCGTTTACATGGCATGCTGAGGTGGCTTTGTGAAGCTTATCTCGGCT from Setaria italica strain Yugu1 chromosome II, Setaria_italica_v2.0, whole genome shotgun sequence encodes the following:
- the LOC101780884 gene encoding purine permease 2-like, with protein sequence MDVEARKDSSPTRGKLVRRLLVALNCGMLALGTTAGPLLTRLYYDKGGQREWLSAWLQSAGWPLLLVPVAASYAARRACDWRAPLLLTPPRVLLAAAGLGVATGADNFIYALSLRYLPVSTSAILISTQLAFTVFFAFLIVRQRLTATTVNAVALLTAGAAVLGLHVSSDRPAGATKGQYLMGFALALGAAALYGLILPMVELAYKRAAGGGRAVTYALVMEMQLVMGFFATAFCTVGMIVNKDFQVRGHVLHPCRF
- the LOC101781289 gene encoding purine permease 3, translated to MASPAFILSVYFSACPLLLQETQQHTGPLASSSHPGSGVTVASKFQSAVPDTATAVARNDSPPTRSKTTMGRLLVALNCTLLALGGTGGQLLSRLYYINGGQRQWLSAGLQTGGWPLLLIPLAGSYASRRARDRGAPVLLSPPRFLLAAAGLGVITGVDDFLYAWGLEFLPVSTSAILISTQLVFTVLFSFLIVRHRLTAATVNAVALLTVGGVVLGLHVSSDRPEGVTRGQYWLGFVLTLGAAALGGVLMPLVELAYKCAAGGGRVLTYSVAMELQLVIGLVATAFFTAGMIVNKDFQAIPSEAKRFELGEARYYTVLVWAAVLWQFFFLGAVGVIFCVHTLLAGILIAVFIPVTEVAAVIFLHEKFSSEKGVALVLSLWGLASYSYGEWNEARAKKNTEAVAEAQAS